Genomic DNA from Gilliamella sp. ESL0441:
TACGTTAATGCGACTAATATGTGGACTGGAAAAAGCCAACGATGGTAAAGTACTTTTAAACGGTATAGATACCTCGACGCTTCGAAAACATGACATGCCTTTTTTACGTCGTAAAATAGGTATGATCTTTCAAGATCACCAATTGCTTATGGATCACACAGTTTATGATAATGTTGCTATACCATTGATTATTTTAGGTAAACCTATTGAAGAAATTCGTCGACGAGTTTCAGCCTCACTTGATAAAGTTGGATTAATAGATAAGATGAAGTTTTATCCTATCCAGCTATCAGGGGGTGAACAACAACGAGTCGGTATTGCTCGAGCAATTGTTAATCGCCCAAGTGTATTATTAGCAGATGAACCAACAGGTAATTTAGACGATAAACTTTCTAAAGATATTTTGAAATTGTTTGAAGAGTTTAATCAAACAGGCGTCACTGTACTAATGGCAACTCATAATTTAGCTCTTATTCGGCGTAAACATCATCGAATACTGCATTTAAATCAAGGGCGTTTAGAGGAATAAAATTAATGGTAAACGCTAATATAAGATCAGCCAAATCAAAAAATAAAAATAGCTTTATAGGGCGTTGGAAAAGGCAAATAGGTTATGCATGGTATAATGTTTTCAACCACTTTAAACAAAATCTTTTTGCTTCATTATTATCTATTTTGGTTATTGCTATTTCAATTACTTTGCCAACAATAGGTTATTTACTATGGAAAAATGCAAATCAAGCTGCCCATCAATGGTCACCGTCGCCTAATTTGACTGTTTACATTAATAAAACATTGGATTCTGAGCAAACTATCGGGCTACTCGACACTATTAAGTCTTTACCTGAAGTGGAAAAAGTTAATTATCTTTCACGTGATGAAGCTAAAGAAGAATTTATTTCATGGTCTGGATTCAGTAGTGCATTAGATCTCTTAGAAGAAAATCCATTGCCAGCTGTTGCAATTATTATCCCTAAACCAGAGGCAAAAAAGACAGAGATACTTCACAGGTTACAATCAGAAATCATCAAAATTGATGGTATTGATGATGTAAAACTAGATGATGGTTGGTTTACTCGTTTAATAGCTTTAACAGATATGGTTAAATCAATTGTATGGACTATTGCGATATTTATGATTATTGCAGTATCGCTAGTGATTGGAAATAGTATCCGTTTAAATATTTTTGCTCGAAAACAAACAATTATAGTTATGCAACTAATAGGTGCTACGGAGGGTTTTATTTTACGTCCTTTCCTGTATAGTGGTATGTTTATTGGATTCGTAAGCGCTTTAGTTTCTGTCGTTTTATCGGAAATATTTATTTTTCAGATAGAATCTATTATATTGAATGTTTCGGATGAATTTGGAACAATATTTAAACTTGAAGGATTATTGTGGGACGAAATCGTATTGATTGTATTACTTACCATTATTATTGGATGGTTTGCATCATTGATTACAACAAAAAAATATCTAAAAACTCATTAAGAAAATTTTTGTTTGTTCACCTTCATAGCAAGATTTCAAGCTTTATTATTGAAGCGATATTGAACTTGAATAATTGTTTGAATCATTCATATAAAAATATTTTTTGATTAAATCCCAAAATGTGAACTAAATCACATTTTAAGTGTCTAATCATATAAGATTAAGACTGTTGAAAGTTTTAGATTGTTGTATTGAAATAAATACAACAAAATTAGTTTAAATAAGGGGGAATTAAATGAGTACTGATTTAAAAATGCAAGTAGGTGCTTTAATCCCACAAGGAAATATTGAATCTTACCTTCGCATGATTAATACTTATCCTATGCTAACCGCAGAGGAGGAGAAGTCTTTAGGTGAAAAACTTTATTATCATGATGATGTTGATGCAGCAAGACAATTAATTCTATCGCACTTGCGTTTTGTTGCACACATTGCTCGTGGCTATTCTGGTTACGGTTTACCACAAGCAGATTTGATACAAGAAGGTAATATTGGTTTAATGAAAGCCGTACGCCGTTTTAATCCTGAAATGGGTGTTCGTTTAGTATCATTTGCAGTACATTGGATTAAAGCTGAAATTCATGAGTATGTGCTAAAAAACTGGCGTATTGTTAAGGTTGCAACGACTAAAGCTCAAAGAAAATTATTCTTTAATCTAAGAAAAAATAAACAACGTTTAGGCTGGTTTAATAGTGCTGAAGTCGATATGGTTGCTGATGAATTAGGGGTTAGCCGTAAAGATGTGCTTGAAATGGAATCGCGTATGTCTGCACAAGATATGTCCTTTGATGTCGACAGCGATGATGATGATAACGCAGTTGTTGCACCGGCATTATATTTAGAAGATAGTAATTCAGATTTCTCAAAATCAATTGAAAATGATAATTGGGAAAATGATGCAACGGATAAATTACATGATGCACTATCACAATTAGATGAACGTAGCCAAGATATCATTAAAGCACGATGGTTAGATGCTGATGATAGTAAATCAACGTTGCAAGTTTTAGCTGATAAATATAGTGTTTCGGCTGAACGTA
This window encodes:
- the ftsE gene encoding cell division ATP-binding protein FtsE — encoded protein: MIQFQHVSKVYSGGKPALQNINFTLSQGEMAFLTGHSGAGKSTLMRLICGLEKANDGKVLLNGIDTSTLRKHDMPFLRRKIGMIFQDHQLLMDHTVYDNVAIPLIILGKPIEEIRRRVSASLDKVGLIDKMKFYPIQLSGGEQQRVGIARAIVNRPSVLLADEPTGNLDDKLSKDILKLFEEFNQTGVTVLMATHNLALIRRKHHRILHLNQGRLEE
- the rpoH gene encoding RNA polymerase sigma factor RpoH, whose protein sequence is MSTDLKMQVGALIPQGNIESYLRMINTYPMLTAEEEKSLGEKLYYHDDVDAARQLILSHLRFVAHIARGYSGYGLPQADLIQEGNIGLMKAVRRFNPEMGVRLVSFAVHWIKAEIHEYVLKNWRIVKVATTKAQRKLFFNLRKNKQRLGWFNSAEVDMVADELGVSRKDVLEMESRMSAQDMSFDVDSDDDDNAVVAPALYLEDSNSDFSKSIENDNWENDATDKLHDALSQLDERSQDIIKARWLDADDSKSTLQVLADKYSVSAERIRQLEKNAMKKLRVAIEA
- the ftsX gene encoding permease-like cell division protein FtsX, translated to MVNANIRSAKSKNKNSFIGRWKRQIGYAWYNVFNHFKQNLFASLLSILVIAISITLPTIGYLLWKNANQAAHQWSPSPNLTVYINKTLDSEQTIGLLDTIKSLPEVEKVNYLSRDEAKEEFISWSGFSSALDLLEENPLPAVAIIIPKPEAKKTEILHRLQSEIIKIDGIDDVKLDDGWFTRLIALTDMVKSIVWTIAIFMIIAVSLVIGNSIRLNIFARKQTIIVMQLIGATEGFILRPFLYSGMFIGFVSALVSVVLSEIFIFQIESIILNVSDEFGTIFKLEGLLWDEIVLIVLLTIIIGWFASLITTKKYLKTH